In the genome of Maridesulfovibrio zosterae DSM 11974, the window TACTGAAAGCTGAGGACAGGAAGATAAGATGTCCTGTATTCTCTGAAAGTTAGCCAAAAATTTAACCTTCATTTTTTCCATAGGATCACCTTGGAGAAGTATAGCCTGCTTGCTGATCAAAAATAGTAAATCATGACATTCTGATAAGGTTTTTATCAGAATATCCCGGAATTCAATTGAAAAAGAAATCGGTTCCACCACAAAACCGGAAAGATCTTCCCCGTCAAGAAAACGACGGTAAAACTCTCTCTGCAACAGAATCCATTTATAGCGATCCGTCTGTTCATGACCTGACAACGACTTAAGCTCAATAAAGCCATGTTCATCATGCCCTGTCAGATATGCCCGAACACCCCTGTTTTCCATTCGTGGCCAGCAACTCTGATTAATAAAAGAAGATACAGCGTCAAAAATTTCAGCAACTCCAATGTGCTGACGACATTTATTTTCATAAGCACACTTCACTCCAAATGGGCAGGGGTGACAATCAAGATCTGGTTCAAAACAAAGTAAATTGCCCGCAGCCGGCCCTGTATCCCACGGCTGGGCTGTTGCAAGAAAAACAGCAGCAACGGGGGTTCCTGAGCCAGCGGCAAGATGCATTGTCCCAGTATCATTGGTCACCAGAAGGTCCAGTCTACGCAGTACTGCAGCTAATTCCGGCAGGGAGGTTTTACCCATAAGATTAATTACCGGAAAATCAGCGTCTTCTAAGATCTTCTGCCCAAGGTGAGATTCATTTTTTGTTCCTAATAATACAGGAATCCGGCGCATTTCATTCCAGATGCGGCTACCCAATTCTTTAAAATTAGCAACTGGCCAACGTCTGCGATCATCGCTTGCACCGGGCTGAAAACCGACAAAACCCTGAGCTTCAGACTCAGAATTATCTAAATACTTAAGTGCCGCAATTCTCATTTCAGGTGAAGGTTTAGCAAGATGGAAAGGAGCAGGTCTTTTCAATTCGGCAACACGGCTGAATAAATCAACAACATTAAATGGACTGGAACCACGGTTTGCAGATGCCATTTGCAAAAAGACCGCCCACTGATTTGTATCTGCGCTAAAACCGAACTTATCCATAGCAAAACCCCGCACCTCACGATCTTTACCGAGACGAAGAGCTATCAACCGAGCTGAAACAGATGGAGTCAAATTAATAATAAGATCAGGATTGAATTTCTTTTCAATTTCACGGCAATAAGAGTCAAAAACATTCACCGCGTTACGCCAGTCACGATCGATGGAAGCCAAAAACAAAGCCCCCGGCAAAGGAAAAGTTTCCACGACATCACGCATGAGCTCTGTGGTGGCGGCAAAATTTTTAAGACACACTACTGCCGACTTATACCCTTCATTTGCAAGAGAAGAAATAACAGGCTGAGTCTGTAACAGATCACCAAATCGTGTAAGATTTATAACTAACGCTTTTTTCAACTGAAACATCCTGAGGTTAATTTTTATTTCTGTATCAATATGGATATACAGCAACTATGCAGATTACGGCAATAGCAGCAAGCAGCTTTAATAATGTAAAGATATTGTAATATATACCTTAAAAAATATTTTCTGTGAAACTGCCAGAAAGCAACTTTATTGCAAAGTCTTTTAAAAGACATCCCTTACTAAGTTTTATCCTCCCAGCTTAAACGGTCTATTTTTCAGTTAAACGGGTAGTAGCCACAGTCAAACGGTTTTAACTTTCCATTCGTATTTTTGTTCTGCCGTTTATCGAAAAGCATGTGCATAGAATAAAAAAAAGATATATAAACTAATCATCCGGTCAGAAAAGTGATCAGCACAAAAAAAAATCTGCCGTAACCATTTTTTGCATAACCAGCAATTTTAAAACCTTTCAGGAGGCCAGCTAATGACTGAAGAACATAATATCGAAAGCTATTCATCAGAAAACAGAATTTTCAATCCTCCTACGAATGTACCTACGGCATGTGTTAAAAGCCTGGAAGAATATCAAGCAATTTATGATCGTTCCATTAATGACATGGAAGGATTCTGGGCTGAACGTGCTGAAGAACTTCTCACCTGGGATAAAAAATGGGATAAAGTGCTTGATTATGATTTCGACAAGCCTGAGATAAAATGGTTTGAAGGCGGAAAGCTAAACGCCTCTGCAAACTGTCTTGACCGCCATATCAAAAATGGTCGCCGCAACAAAGCTGCGCTTATCTGGCAGGGAGAGGAAGATCATGAAGTAAAAGTATATACATATGACATGCTTCACCGTGAAGTATGCCGCTTTGCCAATGTGCTTAAAAAAATGGGTGTACAGAAAGGTGATCGAGTATCCATTTACCTGCCCATGATCCCTGAGCTAGCTATCGCCATGTTGGCCTGTACCCGCATAGGAGCACCGCATTCCATTATTTTTGCAGGATTCAGCTCCAACAGTCTGCGTGACCGTATAAATGACTGCGGAGCTAAAATCCATATCACAGGTGATGGCGTTTTGAGAGGCGGAAGGGCTATTCCCTTAAAACCTAACTCAGATGAAGCTCTCAAGGAATGCCCTACAATTGAGCAATGCATTGTTGTGCCTAGAGCAAACAACGACATTGAAATGGTTGAAGGACGTGATTGTCTCTGGTCAGATCTCATGTCTGACCCTGAAATTACAGATAACTGTCCATACGAACTGATGGATGCAGAAGATCCTCTCTTCATCCTCTACACTTCCGGCAGTACCGGAAAACCCAAAGGAGTCTTCCACACTACAGGCGGTTACCTGACATACGCCGCCCATACCTGCCAATGGGTTTTTGACCTTAAGGATGATGATGTTCACTGGTGTACAGCGGATATAGGCTGGGTTACCGGACACTCATACATTGTATATGGTCCGCTTGCTCTCGGTTCGACCAGCATTATGTTTGAATCAGTACCCACATACCCTGATCCGGCAAGATTCTGGCAGGTTTGTGAAAAATTCAGAGTTAATATTTTCTACACTGCTCCGACTGCCATTCGAGCACTCATGCGTGAAGGTGACCAATGGACCCAGAAATATGACCTCTCAAGTCTGCGAATTCTCGGAACTGTCGGTGAACCAATCAACCCTGAAGCATGGATGTGGTATCATGAAAAGATAGGTAACGAAAAACTGCCCATTGTTGATACATGGTGGCAGACTGAAACAGGCGGACATGTCCTCTCCCCTCTGCCGTATGCAACACCGCTTAAACCAGGGTCTGCAACCCTTCCACTGCCGGGTATTGATGCAGCCATTGTGGATAGACACGGCAATGAAGTTGGCCCGAATGAAGGCGGATTTCTTATTATAAGAAAACCATGGCCTGGAATGCTTCGCGGTGTATGGGGCAATCAGGAAAGATTCAAGCAACAGTATTTCGAAGGTTTTCCAGGTGTATACGAATCCGGAGACGGTGCTCGCAAAGATGCTGACGGATACTTCTGGATTATGGGCCGTGTTGACGATGTTATCAATGTTTCCGGTCATAGACTGGGAACTGCTGAGATAGAATCGGCTCTGGTCTCGCACCCAGCTGTCTCTGAAGCTGCTGTTGTCGGCATGCCGCATCAGGTTAAAGGACAATCTATTTATGCATACGTTACTCTCAAATCAAATTCAGATTACGATGAAGATGATGATCTTATCAAAGAATTGCGTATGCATGTACGTAAGGAAATCGGTCCACTGGCCTCACCGGAAGTTATCCAGTTTGCTCCGTCACTTCCTAAAACCAGAAGTGGTAAAATTATGCGCCGGATTCTGCGTAAGATTGTTGAAGGTGATGCTGCCAACCTTGGAGACACCTCGACACTTGCTGACCCATCAGTAGTAACCGATCTCATCGAAGGTTACGAAGAAATTATAAATCCTTAAAACATAAAATCAGCTGCATAGCAGCCGCAAACTTACCGGATTAGACCGGGATACACGAAATAATTTTCTACAGATTTGGAAGGTGCTGTAGAAATTAGGTGTATCCCGGTCTTTCTTTTTAAAATTTTCTTTTACTTGAAACATATTAAAAATAATTCCTAATTCATAATTTTTAATCTCTCTAAACGATCATAATATGAGCCTACTATATTTTTTATCCTTTCCTTCTTGCAATTGCACTTTTTGTTGCTACCATACAGTAAATCATACTTTTGTCTGATGGAGAAAAAATGCGACGTAAAATAAAACAAATATTTAATGGTGAACCAGTCCATGAAGGAGCCGGAGTAAAGCTTCATCGTGCTTTTGGATACTTTGAAGCTTCTCTTTTTGATCCATTTCTGATGCTTGATGACTTCAGATCTAATAATCCAGAGGACTATCTTAAAGGATTTCCATGGCATCCACACCGGGGAATTGAAACAATCACGTACATTTTAAAGGGTAATGTGGAACATGGCGACAGTCTCGGTAATTCAGCGATAACAACTTCCGGAAGTGTCCAATGGATGACTGCGGGTAGTGGAATTGTCCATCAGGAAATGCCCAAAGGAGACTCAAAAGGCTCCATGCAAGGATTCCAGCTCTGGGCAAACCTGGCAGCCACCGACAAAATGATTGCTCCTGAATATCGAGAAATTACAGCAGACGAAATTCCGGAACTGAAACGAAAAAACGGAACAAGAGTTAAAGTCATTGCAGGTAAAATTGACGGAATTACGGGACCGGCAAAAGGGATTGGGATAGACCCAGAATATTTTGATGTCACAGTTCCAGCAGGGCAGGAGTTTGTCCACTCTGTAAAAAAAGGTTATACTGCTTTCATTTATGTAACTGCCGGCAAAGGATTTTCTGATGGCAGCTCTGTAGAAAACAGATCACTGGTTTTATTTGAAGACGGTGATGAAATTGCAATTTCAGCGGATGAAACTCCATTAAGCTTTTTACTGCTGACCGGAAAACCTATAAATGAACCAATTTTCTGGAGAGGTCCCATTGTCATGAACACAGCGGAAGAACTCGAAGAAGCTTTTGAAGAATACAAAAATGGCACCTTCATAAAAAAGTAAATTTAACTATTAACTTCTGATATTATGAAAGACAAAACGGCTATGTTCCTAATCCCTGCAAACATTAAAGAAATATTTTAATAACTATTGTTCTCTGGATTTCAGTTTGATGAAATATCCAGTTTGGTAAACAGTAAACCATAACTACAGGAGATTAAAATGAATTTTGATCAAATCATTGAAAAAAGACGTGCTGTTAATTTTTTTGATACTGAAAAAGACGTAGATGAATCCTTACTTAAAAAAATTATTCTGGAAGCAGGCAATGCTCCATCCAGCTACAATTTACAACCTTGGAAACTTAAAATTATCCGCACTCCTGAACAAAAGGAAGCTCTTCGTAAACTTGCTTTTGATCAACCTAAAGTAACAGAAGCTCCTGTAACTCTTATGGTACTTGCTGACAGAGATGGCTGGAAAGAAGGTAATCCCACCATGGAAAAAGTTTTTGCAGACTTTGTGAAAGCAGGAAAGATGCAAGAAGAACAGCGAGAATGGTTTGCAGGAGCAAGACAGGCGCTTTATGGTAGAGACGCAGAAGCTGCTCAAGCCTTTGCTAATAAAAACAGCAGTCTGTTCGCCATGTCTCTCATGTTCTCTGCAACTGCCAATGGTCTGGAATCACATCCTATGGATGGATTTGACCACGAAGGAGTGCGTAAAGAATTTAATATTCCTGACAACTACTGGATCCCCATGCTTATAGCCATTGGCTATCTTAAACCAGGAGCACAAATATACCCCAAAGGCTGGCGCCAATCTTTCGAAGAAATAATTTTAGACTAAAAGACTTTCTCAGTCGTATATAAAGTCAAAGTGTTCTCGAAGATAGAAGCAAGCGAGCGCTGCTCTGCAAATCAGTAAATATTATAATTTCCCGTAAACGGTAATTTATCAAAGGCGGGTGGCAAAAGTGCCGGATCACATAGTGCTCCGGCACTTTTTTATTTCCGTTCAACGAAAATAAAATGAACTATTC includes:
- the acs gene encoding acetate--CoA ligase; the protein is MTEEHNIESYSSENRIFNPPTNVPTACVKSLEEYQAIYDRSINDMEGFWAERAEELLTWDKKWDKVLDYDFDKPEIKWFEGGKLNASANCLDRHIKNGRRNKAALIWQGEEDHEVKVYTYDMLHREVCRFANVLKKMGVQKGDRVSIYLPMIPELAIAMLACTRIGAPHSIIFAGFSSNSLRDRINDCGAKIHITGDGVLRGGRAIPLKPNSDEALKECPTIEQCIVVPRANNDIEMVEGRDCLWSDLMSDPEITDNCPYELMDAEDPLFILYTSGSTGKPKGVFHTTGGYLTYAAHTCQWVFDLKDDDVHWCTADIGWVTGHSYIVYGPLALGSTSIMFESVPTYPDPARFWQVCEKFRVNIFYTAPTAIRALMREGDQWTQKYDLSSLRILGTVGEPINPEAWMWYHEKIGNEKLPIVDTWWQTETGGHVLSPLPYATPLKPGSATLPLPGIDAAIVDRHGNEVGPNEGGFLIIRKPWPGMLRGVWGNQERFKQQYFEGFPGVYESGDGARKDADGYFWIMGRVDDVINVSGHRLGTAEIESALVSHPAVSEAAVVGMPHQVKGQSIYAYVTLKSNSDYDEDDDLIKELRMHVRKEIGPLASPEVIQFAPSLPKTRSGKIMRRILRKIVEGDAANLGDTSTLADPSVVTDLIEGYEEIINP
- a CDS encoding pirin family protein, which codes for MRRKIKQIFNGEPVHEGAGVKLHRAFGYFEASLFDPFLMLDDFRSNNPEDYLKGFPWHPHRGIETITYILKGNVEHGDSLGNSAITTSGSVQWMTAGSGIVHQEMPKGDSKGSMQGFQLWANLAATDKMIAPEYREITADEIPELKRKNGTRVKVIAGKIDGITGPAKGIGIDPEYFDVTVPAGQEFVHSVKKGYTAFIYVTAGKGFSDGSSVENRSLVLFEDGDEIAISADETPLSFLLLTGKPINEPIFWRGPIVMNTAEELEEAFEEYKNGTFIKK
- a CDS encoding nitroreductase family protein, with amino-acid sequence MNFDQIIEKRRAVNFFDTEKDVDESLLKKIILEAGNAPSSYNLQPWKLKIIRTPEQKEALRKLAFDQPKVTEAPVTLMVLADRDGWKEGNPTMEKVFADFVKAGKMQEEQREWFAGARQALYGRDAEAAQAFANKNSSLFAMSLMFSATANGLESHPMDGFDHEGVRKEFNIPDNYWIPMLIAIGYLKPGAQIYPKGWRQSFEEIILD
- a CDS encoding glycosyltransferase family 9 protein, which translates into the protein MKKALVINLTRFGDLLQTQPVISSLANEGYKSAVVCLKNFAATTELMRDVVETFPLPGALFLASIDRDWRNAVNVFDSYCREIEKKFNPDLIINLTPSVSARLIALRLGKDREVRGFAMDKFGFSADTNQWAVFLQMASANRGSSPFNVVDLFSRVAELKRPAPFHLAKPSPEMRIAALKYLDNSESEAQGFVGFQPGASDDRRRWPVANFKELGSRIWNEMRRIPVLLGTKNESHLGQKILEDADFPVINLMGKTSLPELAAVLRRLDLLVTNDTGTMHLAAGSGTPVAAVFLATAQPWDTGPAAGNLLCFEPDLDCHPCPFGVKCAYENKCRQHIGVAEIFDAVSSFINQSCWPRMENRGVRAYLTGHDEHGFIELKSLSGHEQTDRYKWILLQREFYRRFLDGEDLSGFVVEPISFSIEFRDILIKTLSECHDLLFLISKQAILLQGDPMEKMKVKFLANFQRIQDILSSCPQLSVLSSLWDLEARSQDSMDGLVSQLRRYMMLITSLSSSIT